One Vigna unguiculata cultivar IT97K-499-35 chromosome 7, ASM411807v1, whole genome shotgun sequence genomic region harbors:
- the LOC114191602 gene encoding vesicle-associated protein 2-2-like isoform X1 — MSKASILEIEPKELKFIFELKKQSSCSVRLTNNTFDYVAFKVKTTSPKKYSVRPNVGVLVPKATSEFIVTMQAQKEAPEDMVCKDKFLIQGTVVPAETTTDEVTSSLFVKDGSKYIEENKLKVTLISPPNSPDLSPINGDFKNGLDHGKVQIYSKDETQSPQPMVRVLKNPVMVHEVLKLEEDMELRPDYYMGLDNMKDVEEPNEEAQLKVSKDKELNMVKDVELKPQKKLGVEVSKDADLNNVKNAEELKPDKATQFKVSNVMDYNKARNAEELKPEKATELKVSKVRDLNKVKNTEELKPESAAGLKVSEVKNLNPVNSVKELNPETELKMSKDLEFKTINNVEEPKPGNVEELKMSKDMELKALKNVEELKLEKEAELRVSKSIEELKLLKAIEEMKLKLDGLESKLNESGVTISKLTEERRLSNHETKILQEKLADLINKGPRKVQVGFPLLYVCMVALVCVFLGYRLHS, encoded by the exons TTGAATTGAAGAAGCAAAGTTCTTGCTCGGTTCGGTTAACTAATAACACCTTCGACTATGTGGCGTTCAAG GTGAAAACGACGTCGCCTAAGAAATATTCGGTGCGTCCAAATGTTGGAGTCCTCGTGCCGAAAGCTACTTCTGAATTCATCG TTACAATGCAAGCCCAAAAGGAAGCACCTGAAGATATGGTGTGCAAGGACAAGTTCTTAATCCAGGGCACAGTGGTTCCTGCCGAAACAACCACTGACGAAGTTACGTCTAGCCTG TTTGTTAAAGATGGAAGTAAATATATAGAAGAGAATAAGCTGAAGGTGACCCTGATCAGCCCACCCAATTCACCTGATCTCTCTCCTATTAATGGTGACTTCAAGAATGGTCTTGATCATGGAAAAGTTCAGATATATAGTAAAGATGAAACCCAATCGCCACAGCCGATGGTCAGA GTTCTCAAAAATCCAGTCATGGTTCATGAGGTATTAAAGCTAGAAGAGGATATGGAGTTGAGGCCAGATTATTATATGGGGTTGGACAATATGAAGGATGTAGAGGAGCCAAATGAAGAAGCCCAGTTAAAAGTGTCTAAAGATAAGGAGTTGAACATGGTAAAGGATGTAGAACTGAAACCACAAAAAAAGTTAGGGGTAGAAGTGTCAAAAGATGCGGATTTGAACAATGTAAAGAACGCAGAGGAGCTGAAACCAGATAAAGCAACACAGTTCAAAGTGTCTAATGTTATGGATTATAACAAAGCAAGGAATGCAGAAGAGCTGAAACCTGAGAAAGCAACAGAGTTGAAAGTGTCTAAAGTTCGGGATTTGAACAAAGTAAAGAATACAGAGGAGCTTAAACCAGAGAGTGCAGCTGGGTTGAAAGTGTCAGAAGTTAAGAATTTAAACCCAGTAAATTCGGTAAAGGAACTGAATCCAGAAACAGAgttaaaaatgtcaaaagatCTGGAGTTCAAAACAATAAACAATGTTGAGGAACCGAAGCCAGGAAACGTTGAAGAgttaaaaatgtcaaaagataTGGAGTTGAAAGCATTAAAGAATGTTGAGGAACTGAAACTAGAAAAAGAAGCCGAGTTAAGAGTTTCAAAGAGTATAGAGGAGCTCAAATTATTGAAAGCTATTGAAGAGATGAAGTTAAAGCTTGATGGACTTGAGTCAAAACTAAATGAG TCTGGAGTAACAATATCTAAGTTAACAGAGGAGAGGAGGCTCAGCAATCATGAGACAAAAATCTTGCAAGAAAAACTA GCAGATCTTATTAATAAAGGTCCAAGAAAAGTTCAAGTCGGATTCCCACTTTTATACGTCTGTATGGTGGCGCTTGTCTGTGTCTTCTTGGGATACCGTTTGCACTCGTAA
- the LOC114191602 gene encoding vesicle-associated protein 2-2-like isoform X2, protein MSKASILEIEPKELKFIFELKKQSSCSVRLTNNTFDYVAFKVKTTSPKKYSVRPNVGVLVPKATSEFIVTMQAQKEAPEDMVCKDKFLIQGTVVPAETTTDEVTSSLFVKDGSKYIEENKLKVTLISPPNSPDLSPINGDFKNGLDHGKVQIYSKDETQSPQPMVLKNPVMVHEVLKLEEDMELRPDYYMGLDNMKDVEEPNEEAQLKVSKDKELNMVKDVELKPQKKLGVEVSKDADLNNVKNAEELKPDKATQFKVSNVMDYNKARNAEELKPEKATELKVSKVRDLNKVKNTEELKPESAAGLKVSEVKNLNPVNSVKELNPETELKMSKDLEFKTINNVEEPKPGNVEELKMSKDMELKALKNVEELKLEKEAELRVSKSIEELKLLKAIEEMKLKLDGLESKLNESGVTISKLTEERRLSNHETKILQEKLADLINKGPRKVQVGFPLLYVCMVALVCVFLGYRLHS, encoded by the exons TTGAATTGAAGAAGCAAAGTTCTTGCTCGGTTCGGTTAACTAATAACACCTTCGACTATGTGGCGTTCAAG GTGAAAACGACGTCGCCTAAGAAATATTCGGTGCGTCCAAATGTTGGAGTCCTCGTGCCGAAAGCTACTTCTGAATTCATCG TTACAATGCAAGCCCAAAAGGAAGCACCTGAAGATATGGTGTGCAAGGACAAGTTCTTAATCCAGGGCACAGTGGTTCCTGCCGAAACAACCACTGACGAAGTTACGTCTAGCCTG TTTGTTAAAGATGGAAGTAAATATATAGAAGAGAATAAGCTGAAGGTGACCCTGATCAGCCCACCCAATTCACCTGATCTCTCTCCTATTAATGGTGACTTCAAGAATGGTCTTGATCATGGAAAAGTTCAGATATATAGTAAAGATGAAACCCAATCGCCACAGCCGATG GTTCTCAAAAATCCAGTCATGGTTCATGAGGTATTAAAGCTAGAAGAGGATATGGAGTTGAGGCCAGATTATTATATGGGGTTGGACAATATGAAGGATGTAGAGGAGCCAAATGAAGAAGCCCAGTTAAAAGTGTCTAAAGATAAGGAGTTGAACATGGTAAAGGATGTAGAACTGAAACCACAAAAAAAGTTAGGGGTAGAAGTGTCAAAAGATGCGGATTTGAACAATGTAAAGAACGCAGAGGAGCTGAAACCAGATAAAGCAACACAGTTCAAAGTGTCTAATGTTATGGATTATAACAAAGCAAGGAATGCAGAAGAGCTGAAACCTGAGAAAGCAACAGAGTTGAAAGTGTCTAAAGTTCGGGATTTGAACAAAGTAAAGAATACAGAGGAGCTTAAACCAGAGAGTGCAGCTGGGTTGAAAGTGTCAGAAGTTAAGAATTTAAACCCAGTAAATTCGGTAAAGGAACTGAATCCAGAAACAGAgttaaaaatgtcaaaagatCTGGAGTTCAAAACAATAAACAATGTTGAGGAACCGAAGCCAGGAAACGTTGAAGAgttaaaaatgtcaaaagataTGGAGTTGAAAGCATTAAAGAATGTTGAGGAACTGAAACTAGAAAAAGAAGCCGAGTTAAGAGTTTCAAAGAGTATAGAGGAGCTCAAATTATTGAAAGCTATTGAAGAGATGAAGTTAAAGCTTGATGGACTTGAGTCAAAACTAAATGAG TCTGGAGTAACAATATCTAAGTTAACAGAGGAGAGGAGGCTCAGCAATCATGAGACAAAAATCTTGCAAGAAAAACTA GCAGATCTTATTAATAAAGGTCCAAGAAAAGTTCAAGTCGGATTCCCACTTTTATACGTCTGTATGGTGGCGCTTGTCTGTGTCTTCTTGGGATACCGTTTGCACTCGTAA